Within the Schistosoma mansoni, WGS project CABG00000000 data, supercontig 0041, strain Puerto Rico, whole genome shotgun sequence genome, the region TTGTTCTAGTGACACAATAAATGAGGAACTACTTCATCTTCGACAGACCCTCATCAAAAACGGTTATCCACCGAGGTTCGTCGATAGCAACTTAACATCTAGACGTCAGCAAGAAATAACTCttttagacatatattttccatataactatattatacgaatgtacagtttaagtaaatgatttcgtcgaaaagaaaattttcttcactgaattctctgtttcttatacaatgacattATACTCAAATCAATGAATGTTATAACGAGTCAAAGAATATGATCTTGTTTATTCAATCCCTTTTCATAGAAGATCGAAATTTGATCTGTAccttttaaaaaagaaacattcttttattcaattttaacTTTTTGGAATAGATAGAAAGTAATCCATATCTAATATAGATGATCATTGTGTAATATGTTAAACCCCTTATCTATTCCACGTTGTCATATTCTGAATATAAGTAAGCTAATTAAACTTGAATtagttttaattaataataaggaTAAAGTTGAATTTACCGTCATCGTTTATTTGACTGTATTTCTGTTAAACTAACAATGATACGTATACAGTTGAGTACTCACCGACAAAAATAGTACACtataaaaacaaatataaataatactTTGATATTTACGTCTTTGACTATTGATcgttgtaaaaaaaaaaaaacggaAAAAAAGGAAACGTTTCAATTTTCTACAACACAAAAGTAAGAATATCAAGATTGGATAGAAGTGACAAATTTCTTAATGCCAATACAAGATGAATATTCTTAATTTCTTATTATCTATACAACAcaaaatcacacacacacatttactGTTTACTTATTCAATAATATTACTgattagatatatatatatacaaaagacTGCATTATACATACTGAAGATTAGACCTCAGTAACTATGCACTCAAATCTACTGTGTCTTACGTGCACACTATTTATTCTATTATTCTTTATTGAAAATGTCTATTGTAAGAAAGATTTGAATAAGAATAGCCGAAAACTACTTGTACTACATAGAAGATTTAGACAGGATTTAGTTGACTGTAAAGTTAATGGACAACCTCCAGCTAAATACATGTCAAAATTGGTaagttattattcaataatttcttcaaatatATCATTTGTAGAAATGGAATTACGATCTAGCTCAACAGGCACAATCATTAGCGAACTATTGCATCTTACGTCAGGGCAAACCTCATTCGAAGAAATTCATATTGGTTGGACAAAATATGGCTTTTGCTTCAACCATTAAATCGTAAGCTCATTTGTATTCAATCCATTGATTTGTGATTCAGAGCAGTAGATGCTTGGTTCAATGAGCATAAATTATACAATTTCAGTGTCAACAACTGTCCTCAATGTTTGCATTACACACAAGTGAGTCCATTCTCATCTAGTTGAATATGATGTACCCTATGGTCATGTGCCACTCACCGTTCACACCCAATATTAATGCACAACGAATGTGTGATAACAATAAAGTGATTTCACTTTTGTATACAAGTGACTCGAAAACACATGTAAATGCACGTTATCCGATCATTGCAGTTATGTACACAGGTATTGACAACACGtaataatatttgaatatgTGTGTTTGGTTGAAAGGTTAGGTGATTCGGTGGAAAACAACAGATAGGAAATTTGTCTCTGACCAATGTGTGATACGACTGGTTGTCAACACTattcacacaaacaatatttgaGGCTGATCAATAGAAATTCATTCTGTGTACACTTAAAATCATGATGTTGTGATCAGTGAAATGATTCCGACCGTTCACATGAGACAGAATGAGTGAATAAGCGAGTAAGTGAGTATTCTGTAGAATTCAATTAGTTATCATAGCTGCATCAGGTCTAAATATACTCATTGAACACATACTGGAATTTTCACGTGTATCTCTTTTAGGTGATAAAATTATCTTCACCCAAAATTAATATAACTACACACATCATATTCAAACACAACTGAAATGCCTTGCTATTGATTGACCGATCACATTATTTCCTTGTTCACATTGCGTTTCAGATGGTTTGGGCCAAAACTACAGACATTGGATGTGGAGTTGCGAATTGTTCAATGTACGGTCTATCAATCGTGTGTAACTATGGTCCAGGGTAAGTgattgctgatgatgtgaaaagAAATGGTATTGTTTGCAAACACCTTTGTTATTTTTCTCATAGTAAATGTAACTGAACTTCTATTGTGTTGATTGTTTTAGGGGTAATTGGATTAATGAGAAACCATATGAAGTCAAACCGCATAACTTGTGTCCAATAGTGCAAAATATTTCTAAAGACAGTTTTCCAACTAATCGTGCTCATACACGTCGTGGACAGAAGTCATTAAAGCAAATAGAAAAGAAAGGTGTCAAGTATCATTCAAATTAGTCGTAGACGTCGCTATCAACGTGAACAGTCGAAAAGTCAATATTAATTATACTGGAAATGGAACtctcaatatataaatattattagaattatacatttaagttatttattatttcatttatgtaaGTATATTCTGTGTTGAATGGATCTTATGTATGTTCAACTTATCAATATAACTGGTTAATATTAACTTCATTCAAAATTTGACATTCAACAGTTATTTCCTTCATATACTTAACAATActgtttttatagttgaaatcatgagtccattgaagctagaccaccatggaaaacctagtaGCAGTGtttgacggctgtttcatcccattgtgggactcttcagtactGTGCATCCACCTTCCCATCTCATGAGATTTAaacccaggaactatcagtTTCGAGCTTATTTCAGTAGATGTATTAAGAAAGAACGGTAACGAGACGCAATCAGTAAGAAaatgaaagaataataataataatcagagacgatggaccgttatttacagaaggaacattCAAGAATgagatagtttgcaaattaactatttactatgtggttctcatattttactgagatattctgtaatttcgtgccTAAATAttttcgattgtccccattcgtgTTCTCTTTCACTACATATAAGTGAATTTGTAATCAAATAGATTTATGGCACAGCAACGTAAGTCAAAGGCTATTAATAGCATGCGagcgcatatatatatgtggGAAAGAGAATGATTAATTAGGCGATATCTAGGCTGGAAAATGGTTTATGTATAGGCTATCACATCAGTCAAGTGTACACATTTATACAGACACGATAGTGGTTATAATGATGCACAAAAAAAAGACCATTTTTTTACTGTCCGAAAAACACTGTCTGTTAATAAAGTTCATAAAAGGGCTTGACAAAAATTACCCTTAATTGAAATCAGCCATAAGAGCGCTGCTATAATCTTGTTAATTACAAAACGTATATATTTGTGAATGTTAGTCACATTTCCAGATTAAAAATGCAGTActgtatatttcaaagttgaaatcatgagtcaattgaagctagaccaccatcgaaaacctggaagcactggacggccgtttcgtcctattatgggactcctcagcagtgcgcatccacgaacccgctctcgcgagcgagattcgaacccaggacctaccagtctcgagccgaagcccttaaccgataaaccactgagctggcatccaacggtgttaatgtctaacttcaactgatccacgaagttgagcaaccattcaccaattgtcttcagtgagttcctatctcacaacagacgtggttttgaactccactggtcatgctttctactatgaaaaatactaaatctccacaaaaccctttctgatgaTACAAATACATTATATTCTAATATTTGCATATTTACAGACACATTTCACtttttctgttcactacaaatatgaaaatatttattttgttcgaTTGTAGTTGTGTATTCTCATGGAGGGGAAGTCATATACTCATAAGAAATTAAATACAACGTAGGTAGTTGTCTAAGAAATCCTGAAATAGTAGACAGTACTATCACTGAACTGTTTCTCCAATTAAGGTAACTTCAAAGTTACCAAGATGGAGCTGTTTATATTTTGTGATAAGAAAATTATTAAAGCTAATTCGAAATGAATCATATTCACTGCATCATTTctttttctataaaatattaCTAGTAATGCAGTGAGTACGCTTGGCTAACGAAGACGACTAGTTTCTACAACTTTGAGACTTACCCATATATGGATTTTGAAAAACTGACACAAGGACCAACATCAATGCAATGAATAGAAACATCTTGCCAAAATTAAAGTAGTTAGAAAATGGTGTGTTTATATACTGTTTTAAAGATCATGTGTGGTTAGTGAAATGACATACACTGTGTACATTGTCGCTAAGTGTTTCATTTTAGCAAGTTTTTCGTAATTTAAGCATGCTCAAATCTTTGATTGACGGAATGGTGTAAATGCGACAAACACTGACAGAAATCTTCATTTGAATCATCAGTGGTTATAAatagaattaaaattaaatgtgaTCAGTGAAATGAATCATTCAGCTTCTTTTTTAAACTAGTTTTTCACAATCATCCACTGCTCCTTCTTACTGAAATGTAACGCTGTAACTCGTAAATTAAAATAGGATGTACTTTTAACAAAGGAAATATTTGTCGCCAAAAGAATATCGGGGCATTGATGACTTGATCAAAATAGTGTCtcattgataataatagtggACAAACTGGTGTACTGTCTGAAAGcatttaattcatttacaatGAAAAGAAAACTCAAGCTTGTAGTGTAAACGTTAAGTGATAATGATGTTGATTATGTTTCAAAGCTCTAAATTGTACTATGGATTTTTCACAGACCAGGTTTATATTCCAGCATTCATGGACTGGAATcataaaaacagaaaaatacAGGAATCCTTCAGTTTTATTTATCGATGTATTGAAAAAAAGTGGAaatagttgaaatgattgctTAGAACATAAAAATTAGTAAGATAATCTTTCTTTTCAGAGTGTTACCTAAGacgatcgcctcgatattgactGAAGCCACAAGCAGTTATATCTAAACGATGAGtcttaaatagaacgaaacacggtttctcttttttctttgaaaagGCAAAATGTCATTCTAAAACATTCTCAGTAAATTTGGTATTATCGTAAATGTATACATGATTTTTTGTCACACAATTAATGGTTAACCATAAGTGTCACTAGGAGTACTCTGTGATGTGTGCTATAgatgatagatataagtagtatgtatgatcAATCGATAGTGAATTGCCTAACGGCAGAAGGTGAAGaagataaaagaaaagaaaactagaacagagaatgattgttgtggaaacgaaagaacaatgaagtccaagacgattgattgacatttaacAAATGAAGAATCTACTGCATAGAccacagattttactaaaatgttctttaattttatattcaaaatacattcgattgcccCCACTTGTGTTATCGTTCATTACAACTCTATGAAAAGATATTCAGTGAACAGTTAGCAGTCTTTGATGTTCTCCATAGAACtgaattaaattttgtttgtttctagTACTGATTTCAAACATCTGTGTTTTTCATCAGTCTGTTACatgttttgttaatttatttttatacaagTGTTTATAGATTACATTTGGTTCTTGATCGTAGTTTGTGCTTGTTCAAAGACAGGgaaaactttatttttattcttcaaACCAATCTACACACTTAGCTACTGTGATAGGTCAATCTTTCAGTTTTGTGAAGACAACGCTTTTGGgaaaatgatttttcataaaCATCTTCTCAGTGATAAATCTTTTGACCAAACGCGTGAATCAGTTACTTGATCTCTTCTAATCACCACATgctaaatacacaaaacttGAACACAAGAGTAAGGGCGCGTTATATGCTAGGAATGCTTTACTCTATGATtgatttatgtacagaaaattgagGGTATTTATGGAATTCCAGATGTTCAAAGGCCTCTGAAAAAATCTGTAACCTAGCTAAGCATAGTAGCAGGATAGGCAATCATCCCATAAAAAATGTCATGTAATTCTTTTCTTCCTAGGTGATTCTGAAAAGCGTCTATTCAATGCTGATggaataaaatgttttctagTGTTTTCAGCGCCCTTCTAGGCTTTTTCCGAACGAAAATTCAGGTCTCTACAGCACCTTCGTGCTCCTGAAAAACAAAACTTCCTCGAGTTTACTTGAAGCTTGATGAATAGCTTCCAATGGCACTCCTATGTCCTTGGTACTCTCCTACTTTGAACTTACCTCTTATTGTTGTCAACCATTTCCTTGGTAGTCTTTTTCTTTGGATTATCTGTGATTATCTCCAGTGGAAGGCTCACTTCTTTTTTTCTCTATGGGTTTACTTGATGTGTCTGATCCACATTCCGAACGTCACACTCACTCTGTACAAAACGTCTACATTCTCTCTTCAATAAATCCAGGTCCCCATTGATTTTTCCCAAGGAATGACTTGACAACTACTTTATCACTCTCAATAAAACTTCGGATGTTCTCGTTTTGTCTCCATCTTTCCATTGCTCCAGATGGCAACAAGGTGTTGAATATAGTCCTAATTCTCCTTCCACACATAACTTCAGCAGCGGATTTTCCATCTGGAACGATAGGGTTAGGTGTAGTTCTGTAAGCTGTTAAATATTTCGAGATAACCTGATTTATCATTACTTCCACCCTATCAGTAATGCTCTCTTAAATGTCTCAACAAAGTAATTCTCCTGTCCATTTCATTGAGGGTGATTAATTATAGAGCGGACATATGTAATTCTATTATTACTGCAGAAGTACTTGAATGATTCTGAAGTGAATTTTGAGCCTTGCCGGTCATCAAAGCGGCTAAACCATTCACATATTTTGCTGATTGTTTCACTGCCCGTGCAATTTGCCATAGCATAGATTTGTGGTTATTTCGTGAGTGCATGCACTATGACCAAAACATTTTTCCTCGTTCTGGACCGGCAACATCTGCGTGAAGACTCTCCCATGGACCATAAGGCTTTTTGTATTGTTGTTGTTCACATTTCTCTGGATTTTTTACTGCTTGTAGGCCCTGTGAACGCTTTGTCATCTAGTTTTGATATCTTGATAGGCCAGTAAGAATAGCTTTCAGCAAACGATTTCATCTTGGTGATGACGAGATCGCCGAGATGGGATTGTTTTAAAAGTTTTGAAGTAATGTTTCTGGAATAACTATTCTGTCACAGAAAATAGTACATGCATTGACAATCATGAGTGAGTCTCTCTGGAGAAAATATTGTGGCAGTTCTCCCTGACGACGACGGTTCGGCAATTTGATGGGAAGTTAACCACTAACTTCTCTTATAATCTCACCATCTTCCTTAGCTTTTCTGATGGCTTTGAGGGTAACTGGTGGACCATAAACTGCGTCTTCCAATACCCGTTGTAATTCTGTTTCCGTATCGATTCCTGCTAACAATGTGTCTTCTTCATGTTTCATTTGTGAACCAAATAGTCTAGATAAAACGTCAGCTTGTCCAAAATCAGTAGTAGGTTGATACCTACCCAAGAGTGTGGTTCACGATCGTTGCAGTTTGTTTGCTGTATATACCGGAATCACTTTCTTCGACCCAAATATGGAAATTAATGGCTTATGATTAGTTAATAGAGCGAAGTGACGTCCAAATATCATCTCGTCAAATTTCTTTACATGCAGGATAGTCGGCTTTGTCTACATTCTGCTGTAATTACCGATGTAGCTACGTGTGATATTACTTTCTTATATCCATATGGCATGATATGGAAGATAGATGCTCCAATGTCGTAGCCTGAAGCGTCTGGTATCACTTAGATCGTAATGCACAAGCAAAAGATCCGAGACTGGTTatttcttgatcttctcaaaaGCATTTCGGCGATTTGTAGAAAACTCCCATCGTATATTCTTTTTGAGAATGTGATTTAATGGTGCACTTTAGTGGTGAAGGTTCGGTAGAAAGGCTCCATAATGGCTAACAAGTCCCACAATGATGTTTGTTTGGGAAGTCCGTCGATCTAGGCATAGCTTTCGTCTCCTGAGCATTCTCTGGGTCTGGTCTTCTTCCATCTTTATCAATTATAAACTTGTTATTTTCAGTCTATCTATCCAGTAAAGTCTCAATAAGTAGGGTGATAGACTTCCTGTCAAAGTATTACTCCGTTCTCCGTTATATCCTTGACTGTGATCTCACAGCGCATCTCACCAGAGGTGTTTAACATTTACCCACTGTCAGCTGATTGATGAATTGGATGTATTCGAATTCTAACAATCTTCTCCAACGTTCTTATGTTTATAAGTGTTATATCTGTCTAACTGTGAGCAGTCGTCATCCCGATTAGTCTTGCGGGAAACATATTTAATCTACGGTTATGAGAGCCGGTTCTATTAAAATTTATCGTTACTTCAAAGCTTAAATCTCATGAGTTGGTTGGAAAAATAAAATTACTGTGCAGTTAATGTTTCGTCGTATCAAGTTTTCTTTAAAGTATTCTGACTCTTGAAACGTTGTACAGTCTGTCGAGATCAATATTCAACAGATCTTCATATTTcctaaatcatgagtcaaatgtaACACGTGCTAGatcatcaaaattaaattcatggatGATGAGATTGCATACATATGGAGGATGAATCTATAAGTACTGGAGTATGTGTCAGTTTATCCTCACAATGAGTTAATGTTATAGGGTCAGttaaatgtcactgaatatcgcgCAGATCATCGATGcatgtcaaggtcaaggatagtcaactcGCATCAATCAAATaaacgccatggactggcccacgcggcagtggttgtactttcgcttctgtactttcgttgttgtaccttaactaatatattcacTGTGATAACGTCCTtcgtgttgtacagtctccatagcatccatggtcccttgttACGTCGATGGGGCGAATCCACTtaaggtgctgatcgcgaggtgtgacttcgaagttagcttgttcgtcaCACCGTTctcgtctaactcgagtaggcctcaaatcatttcgacatagttcatcaacgttgatgttctacaatGTCAACTGGTTGTGTTAAGTTCATTAGCTTTCTGTCATAATTCACTTCTACTTGAACTCATTTTTgtatattgttttatactacttttgATATTAAGTCAACAGTTTCATTTCGAATAATATTGGAAAGCATTATGTTACATGTTTATTAGACA harbors:
- a CDS encoding venom allergen-like (VAL) 22 protein, translating into MHSNLLCLTCTLFILLFFIENVYCKKDLNKNSRKLLVLHRRFRQDLVDCKVNGQPPAKYMSKLKWNYDLAQQAQSLANYCILRQGKPHSKKFILVGQNMAFASTIKSAVDAWFNEHKLYNFSVNNCPQCLHYTQMVWAKTTDIGCGVANCSMYGLSIVCNYGPGGNWINEKPYEVKPHNLCPIVQNISKDSFPTNRAHTRRGQKSLKQIEKKGVKYHSN